In a genomic window of Scyliorhinus torazame isolate Kashiwa2021f chromosome 5, sScyTor2.1, whole genome shotgun sequence:
- the LOC140419122 gene encoding uncharacterized protein, with protein sequence MEGKSIVHSGEKPYTCCVCGRGFSQSSGLTRHKCSHTEEKPWKCADCGKGFTYPSKLETHRRSHTGERPFICSTCGKGFTQPSALSTHQQLHSRERPFICSTCGKGFTISAHLLSHQLVHTDERPFQCPDCGKCYKRSGDLMCHQRVHTDERPFRCSQCGTGFRRSSNLTVHQRTHTVERPFVCTKCGKRFTQSSDLQKHQRIHTGERPFQCPDCEKCYKRFGELLQHQRVHTDERPFRCSHCGTGFRRSSHLTVHQRTHTGERPFICSECGKGFIQSSELLNHQRIHTDERPFHCPDCGNCYKRSGELMRHQRVHTDKRPFRCSHCGTGFRQSSHLTAHQRIHTGERPFACSWCGKGFTQSSALQKHQRVHTGERPFTCSKCRKGFATSSLLLKHQRGHK encoded by the coding sequence atggaaggaaaaagcatcgttcacagtggggagaagccgtatacgtgttgtgtgtgtggacgaggattcagtcaatcatcaggcctcacaagacacaaatgcagtcacactgaggagaaaccgtggaaatgtgcggactgtgggaaaggattcacttatccatccaagctggaaactcatcgacgcagtcacactggggagagaccattcatctgctccacgtgtgggaagggattcactcagccatccgctctgtccacacaccagcaacttcactccagggagagaccattcatctgctccacatgtgggaaaggatttactatttcagcccacttgctgagtcaccagctagttcacactgatgagagaccgttccaatgtccagactgtgggaaatgctataaaagatctggggatctgatgtgccatcaacgtgttcacactgacgagagaccattcaggtgctctcagtgtgggactgggttcagacgatcatctaacctcactgtacatcagcgaactcacacagtggagaggccattcgtctgcaccaagtgtgggaagagattcactcagtcatccgacctgcagaagcatcagcgaattcacactggggagagaccgtttcaatgtccagactgcgagaaGTGCTATAAACGTTTTGGGGAACTGTTAcaacatcaacgtgttcacactgacgagagaccgtttaggtgctctcactgcgggactgggttcagacgatcatctcatctcactgtacatcagcgaactcacactggggagaggccattcatctgctcagagtgtgggaagggattcattcagtcatccgaacttctgaatcaccagcgaattcacactgatgagagaccatttcattgtccagactgcgggaattgttataaacgttctggggaactgatgcgccatcaacgtgttcacactgacaagagaccgtttaggtgctctcactgtgggactgggttcagacaatcgtctcatctcactgcacatcagcgaattcacactggggagaggccattcgcctgctcctggtgtgggaagggattcactcagtcatccgccttgcagaagcaccagcgagttcacactggggagagaccgttcacctgttccaagtgtaggaagggattcgccacttcatccctcctgctgaaacaccaacgaggccacaaataa